The genomic window GCTAAAGGATTTCCTAAGCGATGAAGACAAGAAGATTTTTCAGCCCTGATCTCACAGTTATTTCCAAAAAATGTACAAGGCTGCCTGGGtaggttattataaaattccacAAAACATATATACTTCTATATGTATTCCAGTAAAAAGAGTGAGCCCcaagcacaaggaacataacaacTTAATTTTCAAGATTTGTAGTTCACAATAACATGTGCTATTGCTGGAATGAACCCTCTTGTTTTCTACAATTTCTCCAACACAGGTTTGGGGGATACAAATGGCAGTATTTTATCCACCCATGCCAATTTTCTcatgatatttttcttcaccaccaagcatgatttgataataatgattttaaatatgcaaattggcacatgaaaattcagtggtgctattCAAGTTCAATGTAGGAATCATCTCAAACATTTAGCCACCGGGCCACTTACCACACATTGAAAATGAAGGTGATAAAAGATGGTTAGTATTTTATACAGTACTGATgcctatgggcagtggtggccACTTTAGGAGGCCCATTTACCTATCTAAATATGAGTGGTATATaaggaaaattttaaaagttaaaacaaaagaCTGCATATGGATTCTGGAAACTACTCCTTCCTTATTGACTTTATAAAAACCTCTCACATCAACAATAAGCCACAATTTTCAGGTGACTCCATAGCTTTCACATTCTTAGATCATTacacataataaacatattctaatccttatttaaataagtaacataACAGCCAGGGATGAAAGCAACAGCAACAAAACATCTTTCAAGTGTCAAACTATACGGTGTCGATCATGGTTTTGAGTGTTCTGTTCTGACGTctctcatttttatttgtattcgcacgtgacattggcgaaataatctgtgccctcttggcacaaataaaaaccaaaacaaaaaaatatttatgtttgtaggtaatattaaacaatatgaaatggataaaatatattattttgatatttattgacagatatcttaattaaataataatatatttagttatcatCATTAAAAAAGTTACTCAATAGAGGCACACCTGACTTCTTGTCTAATTttctcaatttaatttatataaatgcctGAAATAAATCTACAATCATTCGGAATAcgagataattaattttacactgCCTTATTACTTTCACTAAGTATAGCACTACTGTATAATAAAACGTAGTGTATAAATGTTTTCTCTTTATTGCGTAGTTAAACTATGCATTACACATAAAGTGAGCAATACTttgatgtttataatatgtattatgataATTGTTTGGCgaatatactaaattatttttatggataAACGCACTTATTactgtttgaaattaaaaaaatgttttattaaaatgcaaatgCATTTCCTAGCAACACCGTGCTTCAAGTATTGATCGAATcctataaattattagttattcaAAACGGCAGGGTGCTTACTgcttacaaacaaataaacatattgataAATTACTATTGTGGTAACTGAAACATAGGTGTGCATTTGAATAATAGAACgagtaatattaagaaaaaactaaataaaccaTTTCCCTTTATTGATTTACTTATTGTAATGGGGTTTATAGACAATATTAgcttcaataaaacaaaataattatttgagcGTAGCGTAACAATTGGCaaggaaattaattaagaagtaaattatatatttgcctTGGCGAAAATGTGGGTAACATCTTCTAACATAATATTTGTGTACTTATGTGTTTTGTGTTGTTGCGTTAGGTATTAACCAGGCACTTTGATGTATTTGTTTAAAGAGTGTgctcttagattttttttttacgtaatctGAGAGTGTACTTAAATAATGTATGCAAAACAAACATCTAAAGCTTTATTTCTATATGCGGCGAATTATTTTTGagctaatattgttttattagatatatattcttTCCTGTAGAGTACTGTTTTAcgcatgtatttattatataaaaacccttgttgtaaattattttattaatgtccttgcacttttaatataattgtaaaatatattttgctatgTGCCGGATAAATGAAACATTACTAATGAATgagttatatgtttttataatctatCTTGGTGTTCTTAAATGTCgtgtgctataaataaaattgaagctaCCAAATATGAATTAACATTTCAGATATTAATTTCGAGATTGATCATGTTGATATTTGATTACTAGAAAATATTTGGTAGCTAACCATGATTCGTTGTGATGTTTTGAtacattaagatatttttatattatctttgtttGCTCTAGACTAAAATGGAAGAAATCGAAAGCATAGTACCGCCGGACCTACCAACCAATTCTTTTGATACGGATTTAATCCATTTGGTAGAATTGACTCACATTTTAAATCCATTCAACTTTTACGTTCggcctataaaatataaatctatcatCCAAGACTGGGAATCCATGGAAACTAAAATCAAGCCAGCAAGATTCAACATACAAGatttggtaatatttaatttgggtTATTCACGTGGTGGTCGTAAGTACATAAGAGGACGAATAACTCGTATATCAAAAGTTGATAAATTCCTAATGTACGATGTGTTTGCGATTGATTAtggttttaaagaaaaatcaatCCCATACGAATACGTATGGGAATGCTCACAAGAATTGGCAAATATACCACCACTAGCTTATAATTGTCGGCTCGCTAACTGTTACCCGATGGAGGCCCAAGGTTTTACGTCTGACACAAACGATgctattaaagattatattggAAACGAACCtgcgaaaattaaatttttaggcAAGAAACCAAATAAGATTCTGGTTGACTTAGTAAAttctaaaaaagaaaacattgcgaTACTGCTAGCTATCGACGGCTATTCAACAATAGGTCTTTCTTCTGAGGAAATGGCTAGAAATCCTGTTATACGTGgcaaaagaatttatttttatttcaaagagcTTAGGATTGGTGAAACACTACACGTGAGGGTTCAATCAGGCAATTCTCTCAACGGATTCTATGTTGCCAAAGTTAGTGACTACCATAAATACCTTCAAGAAATTGATATCGTATCATTTTACGCCAGAAGAGAATCTTCGCTTTTGCCCCTGCATTTAGTTGCGGGACGTTTAGTATGTGTAAAAATtaatagagaaaataaatacgaaagagCTTTTATCAAAAAAGTTACAAAGCCCAATGTAAGTGCTATCGTACAACTCGTAGATTGGGGCAGAGATGAGGAATTTCATatagaaaaaatgaaatatatgcaCCCACATTGCTTGAGGACACCAGTCCTTTCGATTTATTGCAAATGTGAAGAGAATCAAGCTTGGGATAACGGATTGGACTCTTTTTTGACTCCGggatatgaatttaatataacaattaaaagtcTAGGacataatttcaaatatccTAACAAAGTTGATATTTTCGCTCTGGCGAATGATGATGCCAGAGCTGTACTAGATAACATTTTTGGCgagtaataatatttgacattatcATCTTTAGTTTTAGTAaagttttatcatataataattaagctAGTACGCAATGTTATATAACACACATAcagtacttatttatattttttagtttaagtaaccttcatgtatatatttatagtgtaagtttcataatgtttctttattaaccgatgatatttgtacatatttttcattcaattattgtaacatatatactatcataattaaaaaaaaaaatgattattttaaaattagtaatgtATTTCGTCATTCCATTAACgcaattttaattctaattttaatataagtattctaATTGATGATTTAGAGGTTTTCCTGAAATGTGAAAAAGTTGATATTTCCGCTCTGGCTGTACCAGTCAATAATGATGATGCCAGAGCTGTACCAGATAACATTTTTGACGAGTAACATTATATGACATTATCTTCATTGGTTTTAGTAaagttttatcatataataattaagctAGTGCGCAATATTATATGACATACCTAcagtacttatttatattttttagtgtaagtttcataatgtttatttgttaaccgatgatatttgtatatatttttcattcaattattgtaacatataaactagcataattaaaaaaaaaagaacgatcattttaaaattagtaatgtATTTCATCATTCCATTAacgcaattat from Vanessa tameamea isolate UH-Manoa-2023 chromosome Z, ilVanTame1 primary haplotype, whole genome shotgun sequence includes these protein-coding regions:
- the LOC113404093 gene encoding uncharacterized protein LOC113404093, with protein sequence MEEIESIVPPDLPTNSFDTDLIHLVELTHILNPFNFYVRPIKYKSIIQDWESMETKIKPARFNIQDLVIFNLGYSRGGRKYIRGRITRISKVDKFLMYDVFAIDYGFKEKSIPYEYVWECSQELANIPPLAYNCRLANCYPMEAQGFTSDTNDAIKDYIGNEPAKIKFLGKKPNKILVDLVNSKKENIAILLAIDGYSTIGLSSEEMARNPVIRGKRIYFYFKELRIGETLHVRVQSGNSLNGFYVAKVSDYHKYLQEIDIVSFYARRESSLLPLHLVAGRLVCVKINRENKYERAFIKKVTKPNVSAIVQLVDWGRDEEFHIEKMKYMHPHCLRTPVLSIYCKCEENQAWDNGLDSFLTPGYEFNITIKSLGHNFKYPNKVDIFALANDDARAVLDNIFGE